In Felis catus isolate Fca126 chromosome A3, F.catus_Fca126_mat1.0, whole genome shotgun sequence, a single genomic region encodes these proteins:
- the LOC101089933 gene encoding zinc finger protein 2 isoform X1 → MGVVSFHVSFSSSANSDLGLFQEDIVEERMAAVPLTARWQKSLKFKDVAVKFSKDEWKQLVPTQRALYREVMLENYQGFVSLGLLVPKPDVIFQLKRGEEPWKLDFQEDEEREAPGSTYLDQNARLESWASTKSQDISKKGKLQKTLMEKLRKDGPLGPALGSENLRGTKKEHLSGEILKKSSPKEKDSRQRSTPAKKTNSKGRNFECSICGKTLYNHLSLTRHQRTHTGEKPYNCKECGKAFSYRSSLKKHLMSHTGKSPFECNECGKTFYDRLTLTEHQRTHTGEKPFKCDECGKAFFVRSSFTRHRRIHTGESPYECTECGKSFSQKSILARHELTHTGERPYECKGCGKALFDRSSLIRHRRAHTGETPFECNECGKVFFDRSSLNQHQKIHSGDKPYECTECGKAFLQKRRLTQHQRVHTGEKPYECSVCGKVFSCKSSIIQHQRRYARQPSECHRGAPARQGAPTET, encoded by the exons TGGGCCTTTTCCAAGAGGACATAGTAGAGGAGAGAATGGCAGCTGTACCTCTAACAGCCAGATGGCAG AAGTCACTCAAGTTTAAGGATGTGGCTGTGAAGTTCTCAAAGGATGAGTGGAAGCAGCTGGTCCCTACTCAGAGGGCTCTTTACAGGGAGGTGATGCTGGAGAATTAtcagggttttgtttctttgg GACTTCTAGTTCCTAAACCTGATGTGATTTTCCAGTTGAAAAGAGGTGAAGAGCCATGGAAACTTGATTTtcaggaagatgaagaaagagaagccCCAGGAAGTACTTATTTAG aCCAGAATGCTAGACTTGAGAGCTGGGCCTCAACTAAAAGCCAGGATATTTCTAAAAAAGGAAAGTTGCAAAAGACACTAATGGAAAAACTCAGAAAAGATGGTCCTCTGGGTCCTGCACTTGGCTCAGAAAACCTCAGGGGCACAAAGAAAGAACATCTATCGGGGGAGATTTTGAAGAAATCCTCCCCCAAGGAGAAGGACTCCAGGCAAAGATCCACTCCTGCCAAGAAAACCAACAGTAAGGGGAGAAACTTTGAATGCAGCATATGTGGGAAGACCTTATATAACCACTTATCCCTCACTCGCCATCAAAGGACTCACACCGGAGAGAAGCCCTACAACTGTAAAGAATGCGGGAAAGCCTTCAGCTATAGAAGTAGTCTTAAGAAACATCTGATGTCTCACACTGGGAAGAGCCCCTTTGAATGCAACGAATGTGGGAAAACTTTCTATGACCGATTAACCCTTACTGAACACCAGCGAACTCATACCGGAGAGAAGCCCTTTAAATGTGACGAATGTGGCAAGGCTTTCTTTGTCCGCTCATCTTTTACTCGCCATcggagaattcatactggagaaagTCCTTATGAGTGCACAGAATGTGGGAAATCCTTTAGCCAGAAGAGCATCCTCGCTCGCCACGAGCTCACTCACACTGGAGAGCGGCCTTATGAATGCAAGGGCTGTGGCAAAGCCCTGTTTGACCGCTCCTCCCTCATTCGCCACCGGAGAGCACACACTGGAGAGACCCCTTTTGAATGTAATGAGTGTGGGAAAGTTTTCTTTGACCGCTCGTCCCTTAATCAGCATCAGAAAATTCATAGCGGAGACAAGCCCTATGAGTGCactgaatgtgggaaagccttcctTCAGAAAAGACGACTTACTCAGCATCAGAGAGTGCACACTGGAGAAAAGCCCTACGAGTGCAGCGTGTGCGGGAAGGTGTTCAGTTGTAAGTCATCTATCATCCAACATCAGCGACGTTATGCCAGGCAGCCGTCAGAATGTCACAGAGGTGCTCCAGCCCGGCAGGGGGCCCCCACAGAGACTTAA
- the LOC101089933 gene encoding zinc finger protein 2 isoform X2 has product MAAVPLTARWQKSLKFKDVAVKFSKDEWKQLVPTQRALYREVMLENYQGFVSLGLLVPKPDVIFQLKRGEEPWKLDFQEDEEREAPGSTYLDQNARLESWASTKSQDISKKGKLQKTLMEKLRKDGPLGPALGSENLRGTKKEHLSGEILKKSSPKEKDSRQRSTPAKKTNSKGRNFECSICGKTLYNHLSLTRHQRTHTGEKPYNCKECGKAFSYRSSLKKHLMSHTGKSPFECNECGKTFYDRLTLTEHQRTHTGEKPFKCDECGKAFFVRSSFTRHRRIHTGESPYECTECGKSFSQKSILARHELTHTGERPYECKGCGKALFDRSSLIRHRRAHTGETPFECNECGKVFFDRSSLNQHQKIHSGDKPYECTECGKAFLQKRRLTQHQRVHTGEKPYECSVCGKVFSCKSSIIQHQRRYARQPSECHRGAPARQGAPTET; this is encoded by the exons ATGGCAGCTGTACCTCTAACAGCCAGATGGCAG AAGTCACTCAAGTTTAAGGATGTGGCTGTGAAGTTCTCAAAGGATGAGTGGAAGCAGCTGGTCCCTACTCAGAGGGCTCTTTACAGGGAGGTGATGCTGGAGAATTAtcagggttttgtttctttgg GACTTCTAGTTCCTAAACCTGATGTGATTTTCCAGTTGAAAAGAGGTGAAGAGCCATGGAAACTTGATTTtcaggaagatgaagaaagagaagccCCAGGAAGTACTTATTTAG aCCAGAATGCTAGACTTGAGAGCTGGGCCTCAACTAAAAGCCAGGATATTTCTAAAAAAGGAAAGTTGCAAAAGACACTAATGGAAAAACTCAGAAAAGATGGTCCTCTGGGTCCTGCACTTGGCTCAGAAAACCTCAGGGGCACAAAGAAAGAACATCTATCGGGGGAGATTTTGAAGAAATCCTCCCCCAAGGAGAAGGACTCCAGGCAAAGATCCACTCCTGCCAAGAAAACCAACAGTAAGGGGAGAAACTTTGAATGCAGCATATGTGGGAAGACCTTATATAACCACTTATCCCTCACTCGCCATCAAAGGACTCACACCGGAGAGAAGCCCTACAACTGTAAAGAATGCGGGAAAGCCTTCAGCTATAGAAGTAGTCTTAAGAAACATCTGATGTCTCACACTGGGAAGAGCCCCTTTGAATGCAACGAATGTGGGAAAACTTTCTATGACCGATTAACCCTTACTGAACACCAGCGAACTCATACCGGAGAGAAGCCCTTTAAATGTGACGAATGTGGCAAGGCTTTCTTTGTCCGCTCATCTTTTACTCGCCATcggagaattcatactggagaaagTCCTTATGAGTGCACAGAATGTGGGAAATCCTTTAGCCAGAAGAGCATCCTCGCTCGCCACGAGCTCACTCACACTGGAGAGCGGCCTTATGAATGCAAGGGCTGTGGCAAAGCCCTGTTTGACCGCTCCTCCCTCATTCGCCACCGGAGAGCACACACTGGAGAGACCCCTTTTGAATGTAATGAGTGTGGGAAAGTTTTCTTTGACCGCTCGTCCCTTAATCAGCATCAGAAAATTCATAGCGGAGACAAGCCCTATGAGTGCactgaatgtgggaaagccttcctTCAGAAAAGACGACTTACTCAGCATCAGAGAGTGCACACTGGAGAAAAGCCCTACGAGTGCAGCGTGTGCGGGAAGGTGTTCAGTTGTAAGTCATCTATCATCCAACATCAGCGACGTTATGCCAGGCAGCCGTCAGAATGTCACAGAGGTGCTCCAGCCCGGCAGGGGGCCCCCACAGAGACTTAA